The genome window AATTTCAATCTTATAAGTAGATGGAGAAAGGTTAAGACTTTTGTTGCTTATCTATATGCATATGCTATTGGTTATAGCTTTTTTAGAAAAAGTAAACTATGGAGGTAATTTCTCACCCGACGTATTGATTTATAATTATATTTTAAATTCTTTGGAGTGCAATATGATAGGATGCATACTTTTAGCAGGTGGGAAAGGTAATAGATTTGGTTCAAAAAAACAATTTTTAGAAATAAATGGTTTAAAGATTTTTGAATACTCTTTAAAAACGATAGAAAGGGTGGAAGAGATAGATTTTGTAGTTGTTGTTTTACCAAAAGAAGATTTGGATATTGAGATAAAATCTTCCAAAAAAATATTAAAGGTCGAGGGTGGTAGCGAAAGACAGTTTTCTGTATTTAATGGCTTAAAAGCAATTGCAGATTGTGATATTGTAGCAATTCATGACTCTGCACGCCCTTTTGCTACTGTAAATATGTTTAGAGATGGAATTAAAAATGTCAAAGCTGGGTGGGATGGTTCTATTACTGCCTACAGGTCTCCGGATACAATAAAGAGAGTGATAAACAATAAGATTATTGAAACTTTAAACAGAGAGGAGATTTATGTAGTTCAAACACCCCAGGTTTTTGATTTTAAAAAGCTCTTAAAAGCTCATGAGTATGCATCAGAGAATAATATTTTAGCAACAGATGATTCAGCATTGATGGAAAAGCTTGGTTATAGAATTACTGTAAATGAGGGCAGTTTTTTTAATTTTAAGATTACTTATTTAAAGGATTTAGAGATGGTTGAGTGTTTTATCAAAGGTGAAAAAGTGAAGAGTTAACGGCTTACGAGCAGCCCCCAACTGCCTGATTGAATAATGAAAGATAAAAAGCAAAATTTTCATTTAACTTGTTTCACTTACTTCTAAACTCTTAACCATGCCAACCCGTCAAAATATTACTTTCTAGTTTGATCTACATAGAGAGTGTTCCAAAATTCCCGTAAGCTTACCTTTCCGTGTCATTCCGAGGCTGTAAGGTCGAAGGATCTCGTTTTTGATTTTTTGATTTGAAAAGAAAATTATGAGATTCTTCGCCGGCTGCAGAATGACGGTTTGAATTTTTGGAACACCCTGGATCTACATAAAACTTATGCGAGCCAACCTTATAAAAAACCAAGCTTATTAAAACTTAAAAAAATTCTGATATAATTAGATAAAACAAAACCCAGAAAGGATTTTAACCTTGAATGATATAATCCAGCAAATAATCTTTACTGGTAGAGTTTTGCATGAGTTAAAACTCGTATCATCCCACGGTGGAAATCTTAGCATAAAAGATGGAGAATATCTTTACATCACAAAAACAGGAAGGATGGCAGGCTTTTTGACAGAAGAAGATATTATAAAACTTCCAATCCACCAAGAAACAAAGCAAGATAAAGAAGCATCGATAGAGCTTATCGTCCACAGACAGATCTATAAAGACAATCCAAGCATAAATGCAGTAGTCCATGCTCATCCAATTACAGCCACAGCCTTAGGCTACTTTCTAAGAGAATTCATACCAATGGATATAGAAGGAGAATTATTCATAAAAAAAGTACCAATCTTAGAAGTAGAAAAACCATCAGCATCCTTAGAGCTTGCTATTGGGTTAAGTAAATTATTTCAAGAAGGTTATAAAATCTGCATAGTCAAAAATCACGGCTCATTTTCAACGGGAAAAACCATCAATGAAGCGTTAAAATATACATCAACCTTAGAAAACTCAGCGGAGATATTCTACAAATGGATGACTCTAAAAAAGATGCAGTCATAAATCACTATCTAAATAAGTTTAACATCCTTCCTACTCAGCTAAACCCAAAAGAAAGAGAATTTTTAGAGTCTTTAACCGAAAAATATGAACTTCAAGATATCATCGAAGCAATCAACTTGCTTGAAAAAAGACCGAAAAGTTTAAAAACTCTTGAAAAAGAATTGATTAAACATCTAAAAGATTTATCATTTGTCAAGCATAAAGAAATTGAAAATAATCTTCAAACTAAGCCACCGGAAAATAAAGAAACTCCAAAGCCTAAAGCCAAAGTTTTAAATTCTAAATCTTCCTTGCCTGAAAAATGGAGTTTATTATTTGATAAATACAGCATTCCTGAAAGTATTGTAAATATCTCAAAGCTTGAAATGTTAAACGACTATCTTAAAAATGTCTACTTATCCGACCTTGTAGCTGATTATCTGCTAAAAAATTTACCATCTGAAAAATTAAGCAAATACATAAAAAAAGCAGAAAAACATTTTTCAAAAATAAACTTAACAGAATCAGAAAAGGAAGAAGCCTATAAAATTTACATTAAGTATTTGATTAAAAAAGATTTAAAAATCTTATTTTAATATTTTGGCACGGTTGGGTCTATTTCGTCAGACCAAGCTAAAATGCCGCCTTCTACGTTTTTAACACGGGTAAATCCGTGTTGCAACAGCCATAAAGTAGCCTGAAGACTTCTGTTTCCACTTCTACAAAATACATATATATCCTTATCTTTTGGAAGGCTGTTTATAACTTTTGGAAGACTCATAAGTGGAACAAGCATCGCATCTTTCTCTTTAATTCTTGAAAAAGCGTATTCTTGCGGTTCTCTAACATCTAACAATATAAAATCTTCACCTTTATCTATCTTTTCTTTTAACTCTTTAACGGATATATGTATTTTTTTGTACGTCTCTTTGTCTAAGTACATTCTTATCTCCAATTTTCTTATTTTGTAAATTATTATAATATTTTAATATTCTAAATACAAAATCATGATGATAAAAGTCATTTCTAATCATATTGAGAGTGCTGTAAAAAATTTTGTAAGCCTACCTTTCAGTGTCATCCTGAGGCTGTAAAGCAGAAGGTTCTCTTTTAAAAAGTGAGAAGAAATGAGCGAGAGGTAAAAGGATGAAGATTCTTCCCACGGCTGAATAATGACGATACTGGTTTTTTCAAGCAGTCTCTATTCGTCATAGTTAAAATCGTAAATTTTCTGTTATAATTAAAAATAAAAACCTAAGAAGGTGCTGGATGTTTAAGCTTTTTACGATTTTATTCATAGTCATATACTTTTTTT of Sulfurihydrogenibium sp. contains these proteins:
- a CDS encoding class II aldolase/adducin family protein — its product is MNDIIQQIIFTGRVLHELKLVSSHGGNLSIKDGEYLYITKTGRMAGFLTEEDIIKLPIHQETKQDKEASIELIVHRQIYKDNPSINAVVHAHPITATALGYFLREFIPMDIEGELFIKKVPILEVEKPSASLELAIGLSKLFQEGYKICIVKNHGSFSTGKTINEALKYTSTLENSAEIFYKWMTLKKMQS
- a CDS encoding rhodanese-like domain-containing protein, translating into MYLDKETYKKIHISVKELKEKIDKGEDFILLDVREPQEYAFSRIKEKDAMLVPLMSLPKVINSLPKDKDIYVFCRSGNRSLQATLWLLQHGFTRVKNVEGGILAWSDEIDPTVPKY
- the ispD gene encoding 2-C-methyl-D-erythritol 4-phosphate cytidylyltransferase, with translation MIGCILLAGGKGNRFGSKKQFLEINGLKIFEYSLKTIERVEEIDFVVVVLPKEDLDIEIKSSKKILKVEGGSERQFSVFNGLKAIADCDIVAIHDSARPFATVNMFRDGIKNVKAGWDGSITAYRSPDTIKRVINNKIIETLNREEIYVVQTPQVFDFKKLLKAHEYASENNILATDDSALMEKLGYRITVNEGSFFNFKITYLKDLEMVECFIKGEKVKS